The proteins below are encoded in one region of Streptomyces spinoverrucosus:
- a CDS encoding ATP-grasp domain-containing protein, whose amino-acid sequence MGHLLVVESWVGSMSRLLPRAIREGGHEFTFLTRDLHHYLRSAPEGTAHPLLGARNIVTADTNDPDALLPEVERLHAVLGFDGVLTSCDYYLPTAARIAGRLGLPGPGPEAVENACRKDATRRILADAQLPQPRFAVHEEWTDLARAAREIGYPLVVKPVDLCAGMYVRRVDDEAELAAAYRALADFPVNARGQRRAPAVLLEELLDGPEVSVETVSHGGAVHVVGVTDKSIGGAPAFIETGHMFPAALSAADTEAAEQTALGALKALGLTDGVVAHTEVKLTSAGPRVVEVNPRPAGNRITELVRHVTGIDLAAAFVDVALGRTPDLRRTDTGLRSAAIGFLVPHTVGTLETLDGTGLHDTPGVLEVQLAEPGRAVKAAGSNNEYLGHVMAGDADGPGARDRVEALLAGLRAGLVIR is encoded by the coding sequence GTGGGTCATCTGCTGGTGGTCGAGAGCTGGGTCGGCTCGATGAGCAGGCTGCTGCCACGTGCGATTCGGGAGGGCGGTCACGAGTTCACGTTCCTCACTCGTGACCTGCACCACTATCTGCGGTCGGCGCCGGAGGGAACGGCGCATCCGCTGCTGGGCGCCCGCAACATCGTCACCGCCGACACCAACGACCCCGACGCCCTGCTGCCCGAGGTCGAACGGCTGCACGCGGTGCTGGGCTTCGACGGAGTGCTCACGTCCTGCGACTACTACCTGCCGACGGCGGCCCGGATCGCCGGCCGCCTCGGCCTGCCCGGGCCGGGCCCCGAAGCGGTCGAGAACGCCTGCCGCAAGGACGCCACCCGCCGCATCCTCGCCGACGCCCAACTGCCCCAGCCGCGCTTCGCCGTCCACGAGGAGTGGACGGACCTCGCCCGGGCGGCACGGGAGATCGGCTACCCACTGGTCGTCAAGCCCGTCGACCTGTGCGCGGGCATGTACGTACGACGCGTGGACGACGAGGCCGAACTCGCCGCCGCCTACCGGGCGTTGGCCGACTTCCCGGTCAACGCGCGTGGACAGCGCCGGGCGCCCGCCGTACTCCTCGAGGAGCTGCTGGACGGCCCCGAGGTGAGCGTCGAGACCGTCTCGCACGGGGGCGCGGTGCACGTCGTCGGTGTGACCGACAAGAGCATCGGCGGGGCGCCCGCCTTCATCGAGACCGGTCACATGTTCCCGGCCGCCCTGAGCGCCGCCGACACCGAGGCCGCCGAGCAGACCGCGCTGGGTGCCCTGAAGGCGCTCGGGCTGACCGACGGCGTGGTCGCGCACACCGAGGTCAAGCTGACCTCCGCCGGACCGCGTGTCGTCGAGGTCAACCCCCGCCCCGCCGGCAACCGCATCACTGAGCTGGTCCGCCACGTCACCGGCATCGACCTCGCCGCCGCCTTCGTCGACGTCGCCCTCGGCCGCACCCCAGACCTGCGCCGCACCGACACCGGGCTGCGCAGCGCGGCCATCGGCTTCCTCGTCCCGCACACCGTCGGCACCCTCGAAACCCTGGACGGCACCGGACTCCACGACACGCCCGGCGTGTTGGAGGTACAGCTCGCCGAGCCCGGCAGGGCGGTGAAGGCGGCCGGCAGCAACAACGAGTACCTCGGACACGTCATGGCGGGCGACGCGGACGGGCCCGGTGCCCGCGACCGCGTCGAGGCCCTGCTGGCCGGGCTGCGCGCCGGGCTGGTGATCCGATGA